In bacterium, a genomic segment contains:
- the lspA gene encoding signal peptidase II, with protein MIPFIIAILLFTIDRITKALALRISEKITISPFLTLSKTGNYGISFGLFSGYSGIIFWLTLIICIILVAYSIFLKEKPLLFKIGIGLFIGGAISNLFDRIIYSFVVDFISIGIGNARWPTFNIADLGIVIGAFFIVFKK; from the coding sequence ATGATACCATTTATCATTGCTATTCTTTTATTTACAATTGACAGGATAACAAAGGCTTTAGCTTTAAGGATTTCTGAAAAAATTACAATTTCTCCATTCCTTACCCTTTCAAAAACAGGAAATTACGGCATATCGTTTGGGTTGTTTTCAGGGTATTCGGGGATTATATTCTGGCTTACCCTTATAATCTGTATTATCCTTGTTGCCTACTCTATTTTTCTAAAAGAAAAGCCTTTATTATTTAAAATAGGAATTGGTCTATTTATTGGTGGCGCCATTTCTAACCTTTTTGACAGAATTATTTATTCCTTTGTTGTTGATTTTATCTCAATTGGAATAGGAAATGCTAGATGGCCAACATTTAACATTGCAGACCTTGGAATAGTTATTGGTGCTTTCTTTATTGTATTTAAGAAATGA
- a CDS encoding segregation/condensation protein A, with the protein MFNLNLGVYEGSIEGLLILVKKRKLSPLEFEIARITSSYLSYLKLQSEVELEKTPHFLVFLSELLLIKSSILLPRPQVIEEENNDLIFYLKEYEGYKGVSLWIGERFEEQGTRIPISFKQEDVEEEIEVSIFDLFSSLKDILSKNKENPVYELVLDEPKIEEAIERIKKRLIEIEKIEIAMLFDVKTRLELIVTFLAILELIRLRFIRAIQYRAFSSIWLVRR; encoded by the coding sequence TTGTTTAATCTTAACCTTGGTGTATATGAAGGTTCTATAGAAGGGCTTCTTATTCTTGTAAAAAAGAGAAAGCTCTCTCCTTTAGAATTTGAAATAGCAAGAATAACCTCTAGCTATCTTTCTTATCTTAAGCTTCAAAGCGAGGTTGAGCTAGAAAAAACGCCACATTTCCTTGTTTTTTTAAGCGAGCTTCTTTTGATAAAATCTTCTATTCTCCTTCCAAGACCACAAGTAATTGAAGAAGAGAATAATGACCTTATTTTTTACCTTAAGGAATACGAAGGGTATAAAGGGGTTTCCTTATGGATTGGAGAAAGGTTTGAAGAGCAAGGGACAAGAATTCCTATAAGCTTTAAACAGGAAGATGTAGAAGAAGAAATTGAGGTTTCTATTTTTGACCTTTTTTCTTCATTAAAGGATATACTTTCCAAAAATAAAGAAAACCCTGTTTATGAGCTTGTCCTGGATGAGCCAAAAATAGAGGAGGCAATAGAGAGGATAAAGAAAAGGCTTATTGAGATAGAGAAAATAGAAATTGCAATGCTTTTTGATGTAAAAACTAGGCTTGAACTTATTGTAACATTCTTGGCAATCCTTGAGCTTATAAGATTAAGGTTTATTAGGGCAATCCAATACAGGGCATTTTCATCAATATGGCTTGTCAGAAGATAG
- a CDS encoding MTH938/NDUFAF3 family protein, translated as MISSYSFGRMVIDGKIYTQDLIIYTDRIESSWWRKRGHSVCIEDIKGIFKEKPEILVIGKGSPGMMNVLSETKEALLEHGITLIEEPTEKAVKSYNELSKNKRLCGVFHLTC; from the coding sequence ATGATTTCCTCTTATAGCTTTGGAAGGATGGTTATAGATGGAAAGATATATACTCAAGACCTTATTATTTATACGGATAGAATAGAGTCAAGCTGGTGGAGGAAAAGAGGCCATAGTGTATGTATTGAGGATATAAAGGGGATATTTAAGGAAAAACCAGAAATTCTTGTTATAGGAAAGGGAAGCCCTGGAATGATGAATGTTCTTTCTGAAACAAAAGAAGCCCTCTTAGAGCATGGAATTACCCTTATTGAAGAACCAACAGAAAAGGCTGTTAAGAGCTATAATGAACTTTCAAAAAATAAAAGGCTTTGTGGAGTCTTTCACCTTACCTGCTAG